Proteins from one Streptosporangium becharense genomic window:
- a CDS encoding alpha-galactosidase, translating into MSIIPVAEHTWAAVTPASTYLFGVETDGDDLRVVQWYWGPRLPEAALAEAALLVPPRQGSSFLDPRDIDELLPVDGGRRWGVPSLQATYEGGVRSVELAFSEAVPGPDEIELVLRDEAHGLRVGLHVRCAGDTDVIERWVTVANEGTAPVRFGRLDSGSWVIPEQPAYRCTGVFGAWARETQLQRAELPVGETTFTSRTGATSHRANPWIMIDAGDATEESGEVWTVALAWSGSWRLTAQRRPEGDVAVTSGFGHDGPSWHLAPGEHLRTPSALGLYSDGGYGAASRAWHHHARRHVQPAAGEERPVLYNSWEATGFDLSEAGQLELAAKAAALGVELFVVDDGWFGSRDCDSRGLGDWWPDPERFPDGLTRLFDEVRGLGMAAGLWVEPEMVNPDSDLYRSRPDWVLHHPGRRRDTMRNQLVLNFARPDVREWATDWLDGLVRAYDLAYLKWDMNRSFSQAGWPDAGDRADMLWIEHTHGVYTVMDELRRRHPALRIESCSGGGGRVDLGVMRRTDQVWTSDNTDARDRQAIQHGFTYLYPAGVMSAWVTDSPNPHTRRRVPLRYRFHVAMAGVLGIGGNLATWSAEELAEARDLVAAYKAVRPVVQHGRLHRLGGTPGLTASAVQYVLDDRVVVLAYNPFGLDRETPRRLRLAGLDPEARYEVVTSEAGATAPVGSRWHGRTLMSLGLVLSTRLPDGPDYRSELLELRRVETS; encoded by the coding sequence ATGTCCATCATCCCGGTGGCAGAGCACACCTGGGCGGCCGTCACCCCGGCCTCCACCTACCTGTTCGGTGTGGAGACCGATGGGGACGACCTCCGCGTCGTCCAGTGGTACTGGGGGCCGAGACTGCCGGAGGCGGCACTGGCCGAGGCCGCGCTCCTCGTGCCGCCACGGCAGGGGTCGAGCTTCCTCGACCCGCGTGACATCGACGAGCTCCTGCCGGTGGACGGCGGACGGCGCTGGGGGGTGCCGTCCCTGCAGGCCACCTACGAGGGCGGAGTGCGCTCGGTCGAGCTCGCCTTCTCCGAGGCCGTGCCCGGCCCCGACGAGATCGAACTGGTCCTGCGCGACGAGGCCCACGGCCTGCGGGTCGGCCTGCACGTGCGCTGCGCCGGTGACACCGACGTCATCGAACGGTGGGTCACCGTGGCGAACGAGGGCACGGCCCCCGTCCGGTTCGGCCGGCTCGACTCCGGCAGCTGGGTCATCCCCGAGCAGCCCGCCTACCGCTGCACCGGGGTGTTCGGGGCATGGGCCCGGGAGACGCAGCTCCAGCGGGCCGAACTGCCGGTCGGGGAGACGACGTTCACCAGCAGGACCGGCGCCACCAGCCACCGCGCCAACCCGTGGATCATGATCGACGCGGGTGACGCCACCGAGGAGAGCGGCGAGGTGTGGACCGTGGCGCTCGCCTGGAGCGGCTCCTGGCGGCTCACCGCGCAGCGCCGCCCCGAGGGTGACGTGGCCGTCACCTCCGGCTTCGGCCACGACGGGCCGTCCTGGCACCTTGCACCGGGTGAGCACCTGCGCACCCCGTCCGCGCTCGGCCTCTACAGCGACGGCGGGTACGGCGCCGCCAGCCGCGCCTGGCACCACCACGCCCGCCGCCACGTCCAGCCGGCGGCGGGCGAGGAGCGGCCGGTCCTCTACAACTCCTGGGAGGCCACCGGCTTCGACCTCTCCGAGGCGGGCCAGCTCGAACTGGCCGCGAAGGCCGCCGCGCTCGGCGTCGAGCTGTTCGTGGTGGACGACGGCTGGTTCGGCTCCCGCGACTGCGACTCGCGCGGCCTGGGCGACTGGTGGCCCGACCCGGAGCGGTTCCCCGACGGGCTGACCCGCCTCTTCGACGAGGTCCGCGGGCTCGGCATGGCCGCGGGACTCTGGGTCGAACCGGAGATGGTCAACCCCGACAGCGACCTGTACCGCAGCCGCCCCGACTGGGTGCTGCACCATCCGGGGCGGCGCCGCGACACCATGCGCAACCAGCTCGTGCTCAACTTCGCCCGCCCCGATGTGCGCGAGTGGGCGACGGACTGGCTCGACGGGCTGGTCCGCGCGTACGACCTGGCCTACCTGAAGTGGGACATGAACCGGAGCTTCAGCCAGGCCGGCTGGCCGGACGCCGGGGACCGGGCGGACATGCTGTGGATCGAGCACACCCACGGCGTTTACACCGTCATGGACGAGCTGCGCCGGCGCCACCCCGCCCTGCGCATCGAGTCGTGCTCGGGCGGCGGCGGCCGGGTGGACCTGGGCGTCATGCGCCGCACCGACCAGGTGTGGACCTCCGACAACACCGACGCCCGCGACCGGCAGGCCATCCAGCACGGCTTCACGTACCTGTACCCGGCGGGGGTGATGTCGGCCTGGGTGACCGACAGCCCCAACCCGCACACCCGCAGGCGGGTGCCGCTGCGCTACCGCTTCCACGTCGCGATGGCGGGCGTCCTCGGCATCGGCGGGAACCTGGCCACGTGGAGCGCGGAGGAGCTCGCCGAGGCCCGTGACCTCGTCGCGGCCTACAAGGCGGTCCGCCCCGTCGTGCAACACGGCCGCCTGCACCGCCTGGGGGGCACGCCCGGCCTGACCGCCTCCGCCGTGCAGTACGTCCTGGACGACCGGGTCGTGGTGCTCGCCTACAACCCGTTCGGCCTCGACCGGGAGACTCCGAGGCGGCTGCGCCTGGCCGGGCTCGACCCCGAGGCCCGCTACGAGGTCGTGACGAGCGAGGCCGGGGCGACCGCACCCGTCGGTTCCCGCTGGCACGGCCGCACGCTGATGTCCCTCGGCCTCGTCCTGTCCACCAGGCTCCCGGACGGCCCGGACTACCGCAGTGAGCTGCTGGAGCTGCGCCGGGTGGAGACGTCCTGA
- a CDS encoding Type 1 glutamine amidotransferase-like domain-containing protein produces the protein MIRERQILACSGVLYPPEGFPPGVQIWQAMRLADVRRPRMCFIATAVGDSREHIDHWYARAGSFGDADLSHLQLFTQPNVTDVRAHLLAQDVIFVSGGSVVNLLAVWRAHRLDAILRECWEAGVVLAGQSAGSLCWHLAGVTDSYGDGLDAVGDGLGFLPFSNGVHDDLGDQPRRSRFRRLVGEGVLPSGYATEDGVALHYVGTGLHEALGVLPDRNAWFVEADGAGKHRETAVPARYWLP, from the coding sequence ATGATCAGAGAGCGACAGATTCTCGCGTGCTCCGGAGTGTTGTATCCCCCGGAAGGGTTTCCCCCGGGCGTCCAGATATGGCAGGCGATGCGGCTGGCCGACGTGCGCAGGCCGCGGATGTGCTTCATCGCCACGGCGGTCGGCGACTCCAGGGAGCACATCGACCACTGGTACGCGCGGGCCGGGTCGTTCGGAGACGCCGACCTGTCCCACCTCCAGTTGTTCACCCAGCCGAACGTCACCGACGTCCGGGCCCACCTTCTGGCCCAGGACGTGATCTTCGTGTCGGGAGGCAGTGTGGTGAACCTGCTGGCGGTCTGGCGCGCGCACCGGCTCGACGCGATCCTGCGGGAGTGCTGGGAGGCGGGCGTGGTGCTGGCCGGCCAGAGCGCGGGCAGCCTGTGCTGGCACCTGGCCGGGGTGACCGACTCCTACGGCGACGGCCTCGACGCCGTCGGCGACGGCCTGGGTTTCCTGCCGTTCAGCAACGGCGTCCACGACGACCTGGGCGACCAGCCCCGGCGGTCGCGCTTCCGCCGGCTCGTCGGCGAAGGGGTCCTCCCGTCGGGATACGCCACCGAGGACGGTGTCGCCCTCCACTACGTGGGCACCGGCCTCCACGAAGCCCTCGGTGTCCTTCCTGACCGGAACGCGTGGTTCGTCGAGGCCGACGGGGCGGGCAAGCACCGGGAGACGGCTGTTCCCGCCCGATACTGGCTTCCCTGA
- a CDS encoding YchJ family protein gives MNAASRSRRTSPRAGARPCPCGLPAAYGECCGRFHAGQAAPTAEALMRSRFAAFAVEDEAYLLRTWHPTTRPARVGFERGMRWTGLEIEDVSGGSPFHTDGTVTFRARYAHGGQPGELHERSRFTRHEGAWVYLDAVFTN, from the coding sequence GTGAACGCCGCCTCCCGCTCCCGTCGTACGTCGCCGCGCGCCGGCGCGCGGCCCTGTCCCTGCGGCCTGCCCGCCGCCTACGGCGAGTGCTGCGGCCGGTTCCACGCCGGGCAGGCGGCGCCGACGGCGGAGGCGCTCATGCGTTCGCGCTTCGCCGCGTTCGCGGTCGAGGACGAGGCGTACCTGCTGCGAACCTGGCATCCCACCACCCGGCCGGCCCGTGTCGGGTTCGAGCGGGGCATGCGGTGGACCGGGCTGGAGATCGAGGACGTTTCCGGCGGGAGCCCGTTCCACACCGACGGCACCGTCACCTTCCGCGCCCGTTACGCCCATGGCGGGCAACCCGGCGAGCTGCACGAGCGAAGCCGGTTCACCCGGCATGAGGGTGCCTGGGTCTATCTGGACGCCGTCTTCACGAACTGA
- a CDS encoding arsenate reductase family protein, protein MEIWINPDCSKCRSALSVLDAEKAEYTVRRYLDDPPDERELREVLARLGLEPWDITRTGESVAAELGLADWPRTPESRDRWIQALAAHPVLIQRPIITADDGTAAVARSEEAVRSLLPRR, encoded by the coding sequence ATGGAGATCTGGATCAACCCCGACTGCTCCAAATGCCGCTCCGCGCTGTCCGTCCTGGACGCCGAGAAGGCCGAGTACACCGTCCGCCGCTACCTGGACGACCCGCCCGACGAACGGGAACTGCGCGAGGTGCTGGCCAGGCTCGGTCTCGAACCGTGGGACATCACCCGGACGGGCGAGAGCGTGGCCGCCGAGCTCGGCCTGGCCGACTGGCCCCGCACCCCGGAGAGCCGCGACCGCTGGATCCAGGCGCTGGCCGCCCACCCGGTCCTCATCCAGCGCCCCATCATCACCGCCGACGACGGAACGGCCGCCGTCGCCCGGAGCGAGGAGGCCGTCCGCTCGCTCCTTCCCCGCCGGTAG